In Oncorhynchus tshawytscha isolate Ot180627B linkage group LG06, Otsh_v2.0, whole genome shotgun sequence, the following are encoded in one genomic region:
- the LOC121846629 gene encoding interferon-induced protein with tetratricopeptide repeats 2-like translates to MAISCPTKRMAQNSLKIKLQDLECHFTWKLDCSRSKLESLRETLIDIISSEGVQCSWTGQLYNFLAYLHHTLGSREDALQYLKKAEEAIRLNSPDDVELSLVVHYGNLAWVHYHQGELTESQTYVEKVGRLLRDNPQPAQV, encoded by the exons ATGGCTATCTCTTGTCCAACTAAGag AATGGCTCAGAACTCCTTGAAAATTAAGCTGCAGGATTTAGAATGCCACTTCACCTGGAAGCTGGACTGCAGCAGATCTAAACTAGAAAGTCTCAGAGAAACCCTGATAGATATCATCAGCAGCGAGGGGGTTCAATGTTCCTGGACGGGTCAACTGTACAACTTCCTGGCTTACCTACACCACACTTTGGGCTCCAGAGAGGACGCTCTTCAATACCTGAAGAAGGCTGAAGAGGCCATTCGCCTAAACAGCCCAGACGACGTGGAGCTAAGTCTGGTGGTCCACTATGGGAACTTGGCCTGGGTGCACTATCACCAAGGGGAGCTGACAGAGAGCCAGACCTATGTGGAGAAGGTGGGGAGACTACTGAGGGACAACCCTCAACCTGCCCAGGTGTAG
- the LOC121846693 gene encoding inositol 1,4,5-trisphosphate receptor-interacting protein-like codes for MQGAIARVFVVVAAAILNHPLLFPQENTTLPEQDEALLARMREHEKRLELEQARLEQELLYAGTEQQDPGSEDGYGWYFWSALSLVIFFTIEVCRQDLADMEARYADDEDGFVEGGSISSKTLQLDKGVLNSFCERCIHTSAHENWRVREFVEGFADDLLESLRSVCDRETDMEVADFVGVGSMFESWRVSKPLMCDLIVPFAPPEPYSFQFHLWCSPSSDVPLDMQGCGRIKVTKVGENEDGCLCGSANLGEDMLCLLHSKNEKPRADYTPDDLLCSKNTPYLAKDQVMKWFQVSVTKAWGRISHKYEFELTFRNLDATGALKVRFRSGKVVVMNIIPVVELDGTNAYFVSHFPSDSSTSSDTYWPLSFAVYERNLLKHLAKSLPENSCHLHCLQIITFLHNKQMGLTGRCALTNYHLKTTLLHLLLSKGSSSWGSESLEHRLWDMLGFLHRSLQEKRLCHALVGNSQVPPEVRVPETFHRAEPINLFRPLVLQRELYADTLRHFQEMLRNAPVLIQEYTPLLQNGDTHHRFNSMAQSE; via the coding sequence ATGCAGGGGGCCATAGCACGGGTGTTTGTGGTGGTGGCAGCGGCCATCTTGAACCATCCGCTGCTGTTCCCGCAGGAGAACACCACCCTCCCAGAGCAGGATGAGGCCCTGCTGGCCCGCATGAGGGAGCATGAGAAgaggctggagctggagcagGCGCGGCTGGAGCAGGAGCTCTTGTATGCAGGCACGGAGCAGCAGGACCCTGGCTCAGAGGACGGCTACGGCTGGTACTTCTGGAGCGCCCTCTCACTGGTCATCTTCTTCACTATTGAGGTGTGTCGGCAGGATTTGGCAGACATGGAAGCCCGATACGCTGACGATGAGGATGGGTTTGTTGAGGGTGGATCCATCAGTTCCAAGACACTCCAGCTTGATAAGGGAGTCCTAAACAGCTTCTGTGAGAGATGCATCCACACCTCGGCCCATGAGAACTGGAGGGTGCGGGAATTTGTGGAGGGCTTCGCTGATGACCTGCTGGAGTCCCtgaggagtgtgtgtgacagggaaACTGACATGGAGGTGGCGGACTTTGTGGGCGTTGGGAGCATGTTTGAGTCGTGGAGGGTGAGCAAGCCCCTGATGTGTGATCTCATTGTCCCTTTCGCCCCACCGGAGCCATACTCCTTCCAGTTCCATCTGTGGTGCAGCCCCTCCAGTGACGTGCCCCTGGACATGCAGGGCTGTGGCAGGATCAAGGTGACAAAGGTCGGGGAGAATGAGGACGGCTGTCTCTGTGGCTCTGCCAACCTGGGTGAGGACATGCTGTGCTTGCTACACAGCAAAAATGAAAAGCCTAGAGCAGACTACACCCCGGATGACCTTCTGTGCTCCAAGAACACACCTTATCTGGCTAAGGACCAGGTCATGAAGTGGTTCCAGGTCTCCGTGACCAAAGCCTGGGGTCGGATTTCTCACAAGTACGAGTTTGAGCTCACTTTCCGCAACCTGGATGCTACTGGAGCACTGAAGGTCCGATTCCGCTCAGGAAAGGTTGTTGTGATGAACATCATCCCCGTTGTGGAACTAGATGGCACAAATGCCTACTTTGTGTCACACTTCCCCTCTGACAGCAGCACCTCCTCAGACACTTATTGGCCCCTCTCCTTCGCTGTCTATGAGAGGAACCTGCTCAAACATCTGGCTAAAAGCCTGCCTGAAAATTCCTGCCACCTCCACTGCCTTCAGATCATCACTTTCCTACACAACAAACAGATGGGTCTAACTGGCAGGTGTGCTCTGACCAACTACCACCTGAAGACGACCCTGCTGCACCTGTTGTTGAGTAAGGGCTCGTCCAGCTGGGGCTCTGAGAGTCTGGAGCACAGGCTATGGGACATGCTAGGCTTCCTTCACAGGAGTCTTCAGGAGAAGAGACTCTGTCACGCTCTGGTTGGGAACAGCCAAGTTCCACCAGAAGTCCGGGTTCCGGAAACATTCCACAGAGCGGAGCCCATCAATCTTTTCCGGCCACTGGTGTTACAGAGAGAGCTTTACGCTGACACGCTTCGGCATTTCCAGGAGATGCTCAGGAACGCTCCTGTTCTGATTCAGGAGTACACGCCTCTGTTACAAAATGGTGACACTCATCACAGATTCAACTCAATGGCACAGTCTGAGTAA